One Pseudoclavibacter endophyticus DNA segment encodes these proteins:
- a CDS encoding MFS transporter yields MPRFSPVSMGAIIGAFALVEFTSGILQGYYTPMLTDIARHLDVHDADVNWLEGSQLMLSAITVPLLSRLGDAIGHKRILLVSTFVVMVATFGLVVAPNFAVFLVAWAVQGVYTVWLPLEIALIWIRAERAAGRVPGTRPAALTRRAAGMLVAALELGVIGGALAGGALVTALPLDAVLLVPGIAVALCLIAIWVWVDETPSVTGGGVDGIGTTLLTLSLLAATGGLSLMRMLGPEHPIPWLVIAAGLLLLWPFARHELRVERPLIDVRMFVDPALWPVFVTSGLFGMSVLGAQAPLSTFARTDPAVTGYGLGISGFETSIIIGAYVLSLVAGAMLYPLVTRTITPRITLLCATLLVAIGYLLFVPFHDTYAQVLGNMLIAGAGSGALVAALPASAAAAAPADATGVATGLTNAVRMVGGAVASCVFGLALANGVAAASGATAPLGDDAVTAGSLTGYMTVWIVCGASALAAAATLLIVPKRAFVDAPEPVSPAGLVT; encoded by the coding sequence ATGCCCCGATTTAGCCCGGTCTCGATGGGCGCCATCATCGGCGCCTTCGCGCTGGTCGAGTTCACGAGCGGCATCCTCCAGGGCTACTACACGCCGATGCTCACCGACATCGCTCGGCACCTCGACGTGCACGATGCCGACGTCAACTGGCTCGAGGGGTCGCAGCTCATGCTGTCCGCCATCACCGTGCCCCTGCTGTCACGGCTCGGCGACGCGATCGGGCACAAGCGCATCCTGCTTGTCTCGACATTCGTCGTGATGGTCGCGACCTTCGGGCTCGTGGTGGCTCCGAACTTCGCCGTGTTCCTCGTGGCGTGGGCCGTGCAGGGCGTCTATACGGTGTGGCTGCCGCTCGAGATCGCGCTCATCTGGATTCGCGCGGAGCGGGCCGCCGGGCGCGTGCCGGGCACGCGGCCGGCTGCGCTGACGCGTCGGGCGGCCGGCATGCTCGTCGCCGCGCTCGAACTCGGCGTCATCGGCGGCGCGCTCGCCGGCGGCGCCCTCGTCACCGCGCTCCCGCTCGACGCCGTGCTGCTCGTGCCGGGGATCGCAGTGGCGCTGTGCCTCATCGCCATCTGGGTCTGGGTCGACGAGACCCCGAGCGTCACTGGTGGCGGGGTCGACGGCATCGGCACCACCCTGCTGACGCTCTCCCTGCTCGCCGCGACGGGCGGTCTCAGCCTGATGCGCATGCTCGGCCCCGAGCACCCAATCCCCTGGCTCGTCATCGCCGCCGGGCTGCTGCTCCTGTGGCCATTCGCGCGGCACGAACTGCGGGTCGAGCGCCCCCTCATCGACGTGCGCATGTTCGTCGATCCGGCACTGTGGCCCGTGTTCGTCACCTCGGGGCTGTTCGGCATGAGCGTGCTCGGTGCGCAGGCGCCACTCTCAACGTTCGCGCGCACCGATCCCGCCGTGACCGGCTACGGACTCGGGATCTCCGGGTTCGAGACATCGATCATCATCGGCGCGTACGTACTCAGCCTTGTCGCCGGCGCCATGCTCTACCCCCTGGTGACGCGGACCATCACGCCCCGGATCACGCTCCTCTGCGCGACCCTGCTCGTCGCGATCGGCTACCTGCTGTTCGTGCCGTTCCACGACACGTACGCGCAGGTGCTCGGCAACATGCTCATCGCAGGCGCGGGCTCCGGGGCCCTCGTCGCGGCCCTGCCCGCTTCTGCAGCGGCGGCCGCGCCGGCGGACGCGACGGGCGTTGCGACCGGCCTGACCAACGCGGTGCGCATGGTTGGCGGAGCCGTCGCCTCGTGCGTGTTCGGCCTGGCACTCGCGAACGGTGTCGCCGCCGCGAGCGGGGCGACCGCACCCCTCGGCGACGACGCGGTCACTGCCGGCAGCCTCACGGGGTACATGACGGTCTGGATCGTCTGCGGCGCCAGCGCCCTCGCGGCGGCGGCCACGCTGCTGATCGTGCCGAAACGCGCGTTCGTCGACGCGCCGGAGCCGGTCAGCCCGGCGGGGCTCGTCACGTAG
- a CDS encoding M20/M25/M40 family metallo-hydrolase, with the protein MNRDVRPIDPAVAAERLARLIRIDTVSSGDEETDAETFAAVGRELERLYPRSTERCTVTHVGRRCLQYRWDPAHESEPPATSPRATGPLVLMAHADVVPADAADGWQHPPFEGVIAAGSVHGRGALDDKGPLVAIFEAVESLAAEGFEPTRPLIISIGGDEETLGSGGADAAQAIDDAGDTPWLVLDEGGAVVDPPLPFVHGDNAMIGICEKGYASLRLRAVAAPGHSSTPTGPSAPDRLARAITRLQRRPFPAHLSRPVRAMLECLADGERGASRHVIRALAAAGPVTARIFAAIGGEPAALVRTTCAVTMLRAGTAANVSAPDATATLNLRIATGESIARTVRRVRRVIRDRTISIDVVTASEPTPVAPHDGGQFAAIGAAVAASHPGARPVPYPVMATTDSRHFHRRWPHVYRLAPVTMTAGQRASIHGIDEHITIDALGRAIAFHRALIRRSLGSPGSDPDE; encoded by the coding sequence ATGAACAGGGACGTTCGGCCGATCGACCCCGCGGTGGCCGCCGAGCGCCTCGCCCGACTGATCCGCATCGACACCGTGTCCTCGGGCGACGAAGAGACCGACGCCGAGACGTTCGCCGCCGTCGGGCGCGAGCTCGAGCGCCTGTACCCGCGATCCACCGAACGCTGCACCGTCACGCACGTCGGCCGACGCTGCCTCCAGTACCGCTGGGACCCGGCGCATGAGTCGGAGCCCCCGGCGACGTCGCCTCGCGCAACGGGCCCGCTCGTTCTCATGGCGCACGCCGACGTCGTGCCGGCAGACGCCGCCGACGGCTGGCAGCATCCGCCGTTCGAGGGCGTCATCGCCGCCGGCAGCGTGCACGGGCGCGGCGCGCTCGACGATAAGGGCCCTCTCGTGGCGATCTTCGAGGCAGTCGAGTCGCTCGCGGCCGAGGGATTCGAACCGACCCGGCCACTCATCATCAGCATCGGCGGCGACGAAGAGACACTCGGGTCGGGCGGAGCCGACGCGGCGCAGGCGATCGACGACGCGGGCGACACGCCATGGCTCGTGCTCGACGAGGGCGGCGCAGTGGTCGACCCGCCACTGCCCTTCGTCCACGGCGACAACGCCATGATCGGCATCTGCGAGAAGGGCTACGCCAGTCTGCGCCTGCGCGCCGTCGCAGCGCCGGGCCACTCATCGACCCCCACCGGCCCATCGGCCCCCGATCGACTCGCTCGCGCGATCACCCGCCTGCAACGCCGGCCGTTCCCGGCGCACCTCAGCCGCCCCGTCCGCGCCATGCTCGAGTGCCTCGCCGACGGCGAGCGCGGGGCGAGCCGGCACGTCATCCGGGCCCTCGCCGCGGCCGGTCCCGTCACGGCCCGCATCTTCGCGGCCATCGGGGGCGAGCCCGCCGCCCTCGTTCGCACGACGTGCGCCGTCACGATGCTGCGCGCGGGCACTGCCGCCAACGTGAGCGCGCCCGACGCGACCGCCACGCTCAATCTGCGCATCGCGACCGGCGAGTCCATTGCCCGGACAGTACGGCGCGTGCGCCGCGTCATCCGCGACCGCACGATCTCGATCGACGTCGTCACCGCGAGCGAGCCGACGCCCGTGGCTCCGCACGACGGCGGGCAGTTCGCCGCCATCGGCGCTGCTGTTGCCGCGAGCCATCCGGGCGCGCGACCCGTGCCGTACCCGGTGATGGCTACGACCGACAGCCGCCACTTTCACCGCCGCTGGCCGCACGTCTACCGATTGGCCCCGGTGACCATGACCGCGGGGCAACGCGCGAGCATCCACGGCATCGACGAGCACATCACGATCGACGCCCTCGGCCGCGCCATCGCGTTCCACCGTGCGCTCATCCGCCGTTCGCTCGGCTCGCCCGGCAGCGACCCGGACGAGTGA